A single genomic interval of Streptomyces sp. 1222.5 harbors:
- the nudC gene encoding NAD(+) diphosphatase: MTTWTDDTADRPISLTAPSGLDRAAHHRLDEAWLAAAWSHPTTRCFVVSGGQVLIDETPDGRTELVMTPSFEAPLTEAHRYFLGIDEEGVSYFALQKDSLPGRIDQSARSAGLREAGLLLSPRDAGLMVHAVGLENWQRTHRFCSRCGERTVIAAAGHIRRCPACGAEHYPRTDPAVIMAVTDAEDRILLGRQVHWPEGRFSTLAGFVEPGESIEQAVRREVFEEVGVTVGPVEYVASQPWPFPSSLMLGFMARATSTDIDVDGDEIHEARWFSRAELHEAFESGEVMPPYGISIAARLIEMWYGKPLPTRSFV; the protein is encoded by the coding sequence GTGACCACCTGGACCGACGACACAGCCGACCGACCCATCTCGCTGACCGCCCCGAGCGGCCTCGACCGTGCCGCGCACCACCGGCTGGACGAGGCCTGGCTCGCGGCGGCGTGGAGCCACCCCACCACCCGCTGCTTCGTCGTCTCCGGCGGCCAGGTGCTGATCGACGAGACCCCGGACGGCCGGACCGAACTCGTCATGACGCCGTCCTTCGAGGCGCCCCTCACCGAGGCACACCGTTACTTCCTGGGCATCGACGAGGAGGGCGTCAGCTACTTCGCGCTGCAGAAGGACTCCCTGCCCGGCCGCATCGACCAGTCCGCCCGCTCCGCGGGCCTGCGAGAGGCGGGCCTGCTGCTGTCGCCGCGCGACGCCGGGCTGATGGTGCACGCGGTCGGCCTGGAGAACTGGCAGCGCACCCACCGCTTCTGCTCCCGCTGCGGCGAGCGCACGGTGATCGCCGCCGCCGGCCACATCCGCCGCTGCCCGGCCTGCGGTGCCGAGCACTACCCGCGCACCGACCCGGCCGTGATCATGGCGGTGACCGACGCGGAGGACCGCATCCTCCTCGGACGCCAGGTTCACTGGCCCGAGGGCCGCTTCTCCACGCTCGCCGGCTTCGTCGAGCCGGGCGAGTCCATCGAGCAGGCCGTGCGCCGCGAGGTCTTCGAGGAGGTCGGTGTCACCGTCGGCCCGGTCGAGTACGTGGCCAGCCAGCCCTGGCCGTTCCCGTCCAGCCTGATGCTCGGCTTCATGGCCCGCGCCACGTCGACCGACATCGACGTCGACGGCGACGAGATCCACGAGGCCCGCTGGTTCTCCCGCGCGGAGCTCCACGAGGCCTTCGAGTCCGGCGAGGTCATGCCGCCCTACGGCATCTCGATCGCGGCCCGCCTGATCGAGATGTGGTACGGCAAGCCTTTGCCGACGCGCAGCTTCGTCTGA